In Candidatus Polarisedimenticolaceae bacterium, the genomic stretch TACCGGTTCCCCTGCTCGTCCACGAGCACGAACGACTCGCGGGTCAGCGTCATCGAGCGGAATCCGCGGTTCGCGATCGCCACCTCGAAGGGGATGTACGCGTCCTTCTCGCGGTACTGCGTCGCGCGCACGTCGACGATGAAGGCGACCAGGTCTCCGTCCTCGATGAACGCGAAGGTCGACAGCTTGCGGTCGAGTCCCGTCGAGACCTCGCCTCGGATCTCCTTTCGGGCGCAGCCCGGGGAGAGCGCGACCAGGAGGGCCAAGGCGGCTGCGGCGAGCGGTCGATTCATGCGCGAGAGGTTATTGTGGCCCTCCCGGGCCGTCAAGCCAGGCGCGGCCGGCATGCTGCAGCACCCCCGCGGGGGCCGGGTGGCCGGTCATGAGGCGGAACTGCAGCTCCGCCTGCGCGACGAGCATCTCGAACCCGTCGACGACCTCGAGTCCCGCGGCCCGGGCGTCCGCCAGGAGCGGGGTCGGCACCGGTCCGTAGACCATGTCGAGCACCAGGCGCCCCCGCAGGGCCCGCGCGGGAAGCAGACGCTCCCCCTTCCCACCGACCGGCGTCGCCTGGATCAGGACGTCCCAGCGCGCGAACGGCAGCTGCGCGATCGGGCGCCGGGCGACGCCGCACTCCTCGGCGGCCCTCGCGAGGCGATCCGGGTCGCGCGCGTAGAGCGTGACGTTCCCCCCGGCCTCCCGAAGGGCCACCGCCGCGCCGCGGGCGGCGCCACCGGATCCCGCGACCGCAACCTCGAGTCCCGCAGGGTCGAGGCGAGCGCGCACGCACGCCGCGACCGCGGGGGCGTCGCTGTTGAACCCCGAGGCGACGTCGTCGCGGAAGACCAGCGTGTTCACCGCCCTCGCGGCGCGGGCGTAGGCATCGCCCGGGAGCGCGATGCGCGCCGCGTCCTCCTTGAAGGGGATCGTCACGCCGATCGCCTCGATGCCCAGGGCGCCCGATCCGCCGCAGCAGGCGACGACCGACTCGAACCGGTCCGCCTCGAGCGGCAGGTACCGCGCGTCGAGCCCCAGCGCGCGGTAGCCGGCGAGGTGCATCGCGGGGGACGGGCTTCGCGAGAGGTCGGCCCCGGCGAGACCGAATAGCCGCGTCGAAGGACCGATCCTCAGGACGTCCCACCTCCCGTCGAGTTGCGCCGCCGTCCATTGACCCGGCGCCGTCTCGCGCCCTGCGGCCACGGCGCCGTACGTGCCCCACGATCCCCACGACGGCGCGAGCAGGCGCGTCGCCGCCCCCGGGCGCCCCATCGCGAACGCCGCGAGGGGACGGCCGAGGCGCTCGGCCTGCTCGAGCACCGAACGGATCGCCCAGGCTTCGTCGGGGGAGGACGCCACCGGGACGAGCTTCAGACGCGCCGCGGGCGACGACGCCATCGCGTCGAGTCTCGCGAGCAGCGCCGCGGCGTCGCACGGGCCGCCGTGGTGCGAGAGGATCACCCGCCCCGCGGCGGGCCCCCACGCGAGCGGCTCGAGTGCGCCTTCGTGCTCGACGTCGACGAACGCGGCCCCCGCGTCGAGGGCGGCCTCCAGGACGGCGCGGCGCTCCTCCTCGGAGCCGTCGAAGGTCCCGCCCTCCGACGGGCGGCGCGCGGCGACGATCGCCGGGCGGGGCGAGCGCGCGACGAGCCCCGCGACCTCCGCGGGACGCAGGCGATCGGCGCGGATCTCGACGAGGGACGAGCCCGCCGGCACCTCCGCGAAACGCCGCTCGACCGCCTCGGCGCTCGCTTCGAGGATCGACGTGACGATCGCCTTCACAACACGCTCACCGGGTCGACGTCCACGTGGACCCCCCGGGACGGCACCTCCCGGGCGGTCGCCTCGATCGCGCGGGAGACCGCGTCGACCAGGCGCCGGCGTCCCGCCGTGCGCACGAGGATCTGCTGGCGGTACTTCCCCTTCAGGCGCGCGAGGGGAGCCGGTCCCGGCCCGCCGACGATCAGTCGGGATCCCCCCTCCGAGGCGAGCGCGTCGGCGACGCGCTGGGCGCCTCGCCACGCCTTGACCTCGTCGGGGTCGCTGACCACGATCTCGACGAGCGCCGTGAGCGGAGGGTAGCGCAGCGCGCGCCGGTAGAGGATCTCCCGCGCGTAGAAGGCCTCGTAGTCCTGCGCGGCGGCCTCCGCGAGCACCGGGTGTCCCGGGTCGAATCCCTGGACGATCACCCGACCGGGCTTGCGCCCGCGCCCGGCGCGCCCCGCGACCTGCGTGAGCAGCTGGAACGTCCGCTCGCCCGCCCGGAAGTCGGGAAGACCCAGCGTCTGGTCGGCGGAGACCACGCCCACGAGCGTGACGTTCGGGAAGTCGTGCCCCTTGGCGATCATCTGCGTGCCGACGAGCACGTCGATCTCGCGCGCGGCGAACGCGCGCAACATCGCCTCGTGCGCTCCCCTGCGGCGCACCGTGTCCCGGTCCATCCGCGCGATGCGGGCGTCGGGGAGCAGCGCGCGCAGCTCCTCCTCGACGCGCTCGGTCCCCTGCCCCACCGCGTGCAGCCCCTCGGTCCCGCACGACGGGCACGCGTCGGGCACGACCTCCTCGAGCCCGCAGTAGTGGCACCGCAACCGGCGCTCCGCCCGATGCCACGTCAGCGCGACCGAACATCGCCGGCAGCCCACGCGTTCCCCGCAGACCGGACAGAGCAGCGCGGGGGCGAAGCCGCGGCGGTTGCGCAGGACCAGCGACTGCTCGCCTCGCGCGAAGGTCTCTCCGAGCGCCACCTCGAGGGCGCGGGACAGGACGCGCGGCTCGGCGGTCTCGCGGTACTCCCGCCGCATGTCCACGACCTCGACCCGCGCGAGCGGGCGGTCCTCGACCCGCCCGCCCAGCCGGATCAGGCCGTACCGCCCGTTCACGGCGTGGTGGAACGACTCCAGGCTGGGCGTCGCCGACCCCAGGAGGACGACCGATCCCGACTCGCGCGCGCGGACCAGAGCGAGGTCGCGCGCGTTGTAGCGCGGCGCGTCCTCCTGCTTGTAGG encodes the following:
- a CDS encoding type I 3-dehydroquinate dehydratase; this encodes MKAIVTSILEASAEAVERRFAEVPAGSSLVEIRADRLRPAEVAGLVARSPRPAIVAARRPSEGGTFDGSEEERRAVLEAALDAGAAFVDVEHEGALEPLAWGPAAGRVILSHHGGPCDAAALLARLDAMASSPAARLKLVPVASSPDEAWAIRSVLEQAERLGRPLAAFAMGRPGAATRLLAPSWGSWGTYGAVAAGRETAPGQWTAAQLDGRWDVLRIGPSTRLFGLAGADLSRSPSPAMHLAGYRALGLDARYLPLEADRFESVVACCGGSGALGIEAIGVTIPFKEDAARIALPGDAYARAARAVNTLVFRDDVASGFNSDAPAVAACVRARLDPAGLEVAVAGSGGAARGAAVALREAGGNVTLYARDPDRLARAAEECGVARRPIAQLPFARWDVLIQATPVGGKGERLLPARALRGRLVLDMVYGPVPTPLLADARAAGLEVVDGFEMLVAQAELQFRLMTGHPAPAGVLQHAGRAWLDGPGGPQ
- the priA gene encoding primosomal protein N' codes for the protein MVAAPPSFAAVAVPVPLRRTFTYRVPDALAGTVRVGTRVRVTFARRRVVGTIVALPEPAPGDDVAVRDVEGIAEGEPEVDATILALTRFVADYYLCGWGEAIESALPPVVRRPRRAAVKAVAGEAPPRLAATPAQVEAARVIDAALSLGRFAPFVLFGATGSGKTEVYLRAAEVVLGRGGGVLYLVPEIGLTPLLVSRLERRFPGEIAVLHSGLNAGARREAWEAVRTGARRFAVGARSAIFAPMARPSLIVVDEEHDGSYKQEDAPRYNARDLALVRARESGSVVLLGSATPSLESFHHAVNGRYGLIRLGGRVEDRPLARVEVVDMRREYRETAEPRVLSRALEVALGETFARGEQSLVLRNRRGFAPALLCPVCGERVGCRRCSVALTWHRAERRLRCHYCGLEEVVPDACPSCGTEGLHAVGQGTERVEEELRALLPDARIARMDRDTVRRRGAHEAMLRAFAAREIDVLVGTQMIAKGHDFPNVTLVGVVSADQTLGLPDFRAGERTFQLLTQVAGRAGRGRKPGRVIVQGFDPGHPVLAEAAAQDYEAFYAREILYRRALRYPPLTALVEIVVSDPDEVKAWRGAQRVADALASEGGSRLIVGGPGPAPLARLKGKYRQQILVRTAGRRRLVDAVSRAIEATAREVPSRGVHVDVDPVSVL